A single window of Intrasporangium calvum DSM 43043 DNA harbors:
- a CDS encoding lytic transglycosylase domain-containing protein gives MMAQPGREVPWFSGFGPPGRLSPGNRAMAYAAGPEVSAAIPEQSDRPPRIVDEVGVGSSRTKRAAGGAGGVAVLLCSVLTAPALAADTSPVPRPSPGAPVASQGVADPVAPVPPVAPIDPLGSGAGESLLRLYDVVKVTAGYVAATRLEPGGGSSRPGRDSAWQPPADLQTPPVTPGTAAGPGRRMTKYDVLGAAYQKAADALADSCQLPFAVLMAIGEVESGSLRGRTLDVRHNVVPPIIGPALSGSGFAAIRDSDRGRLDGDPVWDRAVGPMQFIPGTWRLWGADGNGDGVADPQNVEDAALSAGRYLCAGGRDLARQADLERAILSYNHSRRYLETVLDLYDSVMGGAVAGP, from the coding sequence ATGATGGCGCAGCCCGGCCGCGAGGTCCCGTGGTTTAGCGGGTTCGGGCCCCCCGGCCGGCTCTCCCCGGGTAACCGGGCGATGGCGTATGCCGCTGGGCCCGAGGTGAGTGCGGCCATCCCCGAGCAGTCGGACCGACCGCCCCGTATCGTCGATGAGGTGGGGGTCGGGTCGTCACGGACGAAGCGAGCAGCCGGGGGAGCCGGGGGCGTCGCAGTGCTGCTGTGTTCTGTGCTGACCGCGCCGGCGCTGGCAGCCGACACCAGCCCGGTGCCGCGCCCCTCGCCCGGTGCCCCGGTGGCATCGCAGGGCGTGGCGGATCCTGTCGCCCCCGTCCCTCCCGTCGCCCCGATCGACCCGCTCGGGTCCGGCGCCGGCGAGTCGCTGCTCCGCCTCTACGACGTCGTCAAGGTGACCGCGGGCTATGTCGCGGCGACCCGTCTCGAGCCGGGAGGCGGATCCTCTCGCCCGGGGCGCGACTCGGCCTGGCAACCCCCGGCCGACCTGCAGACCCCGCCCGTCACACCGGGAACGGCCGCCGGGCCCGGGCGAAGGATGACGAAGTACGACGTCCTCGGGGCCGCTTACCAGAAGGCGGCCGACGCGCTGGCTGACAGCTGCCAGCTTCCCTTCGCCGTGCTGATGGCCATCGGCGAGGTGGAGTCCGGCTCCCTCCGGGGCCGCACCCTGGACGTCCGCCACAACGTCGTGCCACCGATCATCGGTCCGGCACTCAGCGGAAGCGGCTTCGCTGCGATCCGCGACAGTGACAGGGGCCGGCTGGACGGAGACCCCGTCTGGGACCGGGCCGTGGGCCCGATGCAGTTCATCCCCGGAACGTGGCGGCTGTGGGGCGCAGACGGCAACGGGGACGGGGTCGCGGACCCCCAGAACGTCGAGGACGCCGCGCTCTCCGCGGGCCGCTACCTCTGCGCGGGTGGACGGGACCTGGCTCGCCAAGCCGATCTGGAGAGGGCGATCCTGTCCTACAACCACTCCCGCCGCTACCTCGAGACGGTGCTCGACCTCTACGACTCCGTCATGGGGGGCGCCGTCGCCGGACCGTGA
- a CDS encoding CPBP family intramembrane glutamic endopeptidase, with protein MTVAAATRPVPPRRRPGLWATVVVVLVLVGLNLANHVFGWGSLWLGPTGAVALLAFARFSGLTWRQLGLSRRTHASGLRWGLGVIGVVALVYLVGVLVPQTRTAFLDARYHLPPASALLTAFVIIPVGTILLEEVAFRSVLWGFLSRHARVWQVALGSSLLFGLWHVLPASAAVTANPALGAVMVGLGAWQQVVSVAGTVLFTALGGLVAGELRRRSGSILASVGMHWATNALGVLFGLVAWQLA; from the coding sequence ATGACTGTCGCAGCCGCCACTCGCCCCGTGCCGCCCCGGCGCCGCCCCGGTCTCTGGGCGACGGTGGTGGTCGTCCTCGTCCTCGTGGGCCTCAACCTCGCCAACCATGTGTTCGGGTGGGGTTCCCTCTGGCTCGGACCCACCGGCGCGGTCGCCCTGCTGGCCTTCGCGCGGTTCTCGGGGCTCACCTGGCGCCAGCTCGGGCTGAGCCGCCGAACCCACGCGTCCGGGCTGCGGTGGGGCCTCGGCGTCATCGGTGTCGTCGCCCTCGTCTACCTGGTCGGGGTGCTCGTCCCGCAGACCCGCACCGCCTTCCTCGACGCCCGGTACCACCTGCCGCCGGCCAGCGCCCTGCTCACGGCCTTCGTCATCATCCCCGTCGGCACGATCCTCCTCGAGGAGGTGGCCTTCCGCTCGGTCCTCTGGGGCTTCCTGTCCCGACACGCCCGGGTGTGGCAGGTGGCCCTCGGCTCGTCGCTCCTCTTCGGGCTCTGGCACGTGCTGCCAGCCTCGGCCGCGGTCACGGCCAACCCGGCCCTCGGCGCGGTCATGGTGGGGCTCGGCGCCTGGCAGCAGGTCGTCAGTGTCGCGGGGACGGTCCTCTTCACGGCGCTCGGCGGCCTCGTCGCAGGTGAGCTGCGCCGCCGCAGCGGCAGCATCCTGGCGAGCGTCGGGATGCACTGGGCGACCAACGCCCTGGGGGTCCTCTTCGGACTCGTCGCCTGGCAGCTGGCCTGA
- a CDS encoding carbohydrate kinase family protein — MKGMPQNAYDPLASRRSPDAPEVDVFVWGTVFLDLVFAGLPTAPKPGTEVWSEGLASCPGGIANLAVATRRLGLRTSLAAAFSDDDYGDFCWRTLEEQEGIDLCRSRQFPEWHSPVTVSMAFGGDRAMVSHGHPPPVSSLELIGDPPRSRAVMVDLAESGLFEPGDGTRGLGSAARAGESWVDAARRRGALVFADVGWDRDERWEPSVLDRLSHCDAFLPNAIEAMAYTATSSPQEALFALADRVPIAVVTNGAEGALGIDARTGEEAQVPSLRVHEVDATGVGDVFAAAMLVGTLGEWPLADRMSFASLAAALALQQYGGSLAAPGWGDVADWWTGLCSDACGDAYHRSLRRRYAFLDDIVPRVPVTACRRATATIARRADVDDLP; from the coding sequence ATGAAGGGGATGCCGCAGAACGCCTACGACCCACTCGCATCCCGACGGTCACCCGACGCGCCCGAGGTGGACGTCTTCGTGTGGGGGACCGTCTTCCTCGACCTCGTCTTCGCGGGGCTCCCGACCGCTCCGAAGCCGGGGACCGAGGTGTGGTCCGAGGGGCTCGCGTCCTGCCCGGGTGGCATCGCCAACCTCGCCGTGGCCACTCGGCGCCTCGGGCTGCGAACCTCGCTCGCCGCGGCGTTCAGTGATGACGACTACGGGGACTTCTGCTGGCGGACCCTCGAGGAGCAGGAAGGGATCGACCTCTGCCGGAGCCGGCAGTTCCCCGAGTGGCACAGCCCCGTGACCGTCTCGATGGCCTTCGGTGGGGACCGCGCGATGGTCTCGCACGGCCACCCACCGCCGGTCTCCTCCCTGGAGCTCATCGGGGACCCGCCCCGGTCCCGGGCCGTCATGGTCGACCTCGCCGAGAGCGGGCTCTTCGAGCCCGGCGACGGAACCCGTGGGCTCGGTTCGGCGGCTCGCGCGGGAGAGAGCTGGGTGGACGCCGCGCGGCGACGCGGCGCCCTGGTCTTCGCCGACGTCGGATGGGACCGGGACGAGCGGTGGGAGCCCTCGGTGCTCGACCGGCTGAGCCACTGCGACGCCTTCCTGCCCAACGCCATCGAGGCGATGGCCTACACCGCGACCAGCTCGCCGCAGGAGGCACTCTTCGCCCTCGCCGACCGCGTGCCGATCGCCGTCGTGACCAACGGCGCCGAGGGAGCCCTGGGCATCGACGCGCGCACCGGTGAGGAGGCACAGGTGCCCTCCCTGCGGGTCCACGAGGTGGACGCAACCGGGGTCGGCGACGTCTTCGCCGCCGCGATGCTCGTCGGCACGCTCGGCGAGTGGCCGCTCGCGGACCGGATGTCGTTCGCCAGCCTCGCCGCCGCCCTCGCCCTGCAGCAGTACGGCGGCTCCCTCGCGGCTCCCGGGTGGGGTGACGTCGCGGACTGGTGGACCGGCCTGTGCTCGGACGCGTGTGGGGACGCCTACCACCGGTCGCTCCGCCGGCGGTACGCCTTCCTCGACGACATCGTCCCCCGGGTCCCGGTCACCGCGTGCCGTCGGGCCACCGCGACGATCGCCCGACGTGCCGACGTGGACGATCTGCCCTGA